From Amyelois transitella isolate CPQ chromosome 4, ilAmyTran1.1, whole genome shotgun sequence, one genomic window encodes:
- the LOC106139884 gene encoding gustatory receptor for sugar taste 64a-like produces the protein MLTRISNKWKNNNEHSDIFLPTLTKIFKLTKWFGIPTYGNKIAYFWAIVILLLLLAIEVASLAKVIRSLAGLAKHDTDGRGVTARLSGAIFYANGLLSQILCWRLVSSWKILSQHWKKVENTSLYLPPDPRIGKRVLFVTCFVAVCAFVEHMLSMMSATGFSIPPEQYFERYILSSHGFLLNPESYSLWYAVPVFILSKQATILWNFQDLIIILISMGLTSRYHRLNLYVNRVVTEERRNGGSKKLGPDIFLRIQIWRSLREAYVRQSSLVRTFDGHLGGLVLLSNINNFYFICLQLFLGLHRGGKGLVNRLYYFLSLGWLLFRACSVVLAAADIRLHSKRALLYLSQYPESAYNIEVKRLKHQLANDNVALSGMGLFTLDRQKLLEVAANIVKYELVLIQYDRQ, from the exons ATGCTAACGAGAATTTCGAACAAGTGGAAAAATAACAACGAGCACAGTGAT ATTTTTCTCCCAACTCTGACTAAAATCTTCAAGCTAACAAAATGGTTTGGAATACCAACGTACGGGAACAAAATCGCTTATTTCTGGGCCATTGTCATTCTGTTGCTGTTATTGGCTATCGAAGTGGCGTCTCTCGCAAAAGTCATCAGGTCGCTTGCTGGTTTAGCTAAGCATGATACTGATGGGC GCGGGGTAACAGCACGATTATCAGGCGCAATATTCTACGCCAACGGTCTACTGTCGCAGATTCTATGCTGGAGACTCGTATCTTCGTGGAAGATCCTGTCACAGCATTGGAAGAAAGTTGAGAACACTTCGCTGTACTTACCTCCTGACCCGAGAATAGGAAAGAGGGTGCTATTTGTCACTTGTTTTGTAGCTGTATGTGCTTTTG tgGAGCACATGCTTAGTATGATGTCAGCAACCGGTTTCAGCATACCACCTGAACAGTATTTTGAAAGATATATTCTCAGTTCTCATGGATTTCTCTTAAACCCGg AAAGCTACTCATTGTGGTATGCAGTGCCCGTGTTCATTCTCAGTAAACAGGCCACCATCCTTTGGAACTTTCAAGATCTGATTATCATCTTGATAAGCATGGGTCTCACGTCGAGGTATCATAGGCTGAATCTGTATGTAAATCGAGTGGTCACTGAAGAAAGAAGGAACGGAGGCTCTAAAAAG TTAGGTCCTGACATATTCCTCCGAATCCAAATCTGGCGAAGTCTGCGGGAGGCCTACGTGCGACAGTCGTCTTTGGTCCGCACGTTTGATGGTCATCTTGGAGGCTTGGTGCTTTTGTCAAACATAAACAACTTTTATTTCATCTGTTTGCAACTATTTCTAGGGCTCCA CCGAGGCGGCAAGGGTCTGGTCAACAGACTATACTACTTCTTGTCCCTGGGTTGGTTGCTGTTCAGAGCATGCAGTGTGGTTTTGGCGGCAGCTGACATTCGGTTGCACTCCAAGCGTGCTCTATTATATTTGAGTCAATATCCTGAAAGTGCCTATAATATCGAG gtCAAGAGATTAAAACACCAGTTAGCTAATGATAACGTAGCACTAAGTGGGATGGGACTTTTTACATTGGATAGGCAGAAGTTATTGGAG gttgcTGCAAATATCGTGAAATACGAGTTGGTGCTGATTCAGTATGATAGACAATGA
- the LOC106134467 gene encoding gustatory receptor for sugar taste 64a-like, producing the protein MLDSMNHIQNLANHELLLPNRPFYDDFIYFVGTIFHYSCWFGIVGSGRPVWKAWSLILLIMLVTIEGSAIWKVIRALAGWAVDVSGNRSVTARLAGTMFYANSIICLVLTSRLAASWEKQTALWIAVERAMTLNIPPDATIKKRMIIVTIVMSVCGCVEHFLSVVSQIDFNLPASTILKQYILSSHGFLFMKSSYSCWLALPLLFISNIATILWGFQDFIIIVISMGLTSRYHRLNQFVAKLCALEKQNRERCEKTEPIKVYTWRKIREAYVKQAMLVRTVNDGVGALITLSCFVNFYFISLQLFLGITQGLTGGLLKQVYYIVSLCWVVMRISGVVLAASDVNLHSKMALQYLHGCNFKYYNVEVDRLQNQLTKDYVALSGMGFFTLTKTILLQMAGSVITYELVLIQFDDKGTNDSVNVTKS; encoded by the exons ATGCTGGATTCCATGAACCACATACAAAATTTAGCTAATCATGAATTGTTATTACCAAACCGACCCTTTTACGAC gatttcatatattttgttgGTACGATATTTCATTACTCATGTTGGTTTGGCATCGTCGGCTCTGGTCGGCCAGTATGGAAGGCGTGGAGTTTGATACTCCTCATAATGCTGGTAACAATCGAgggttcagctatttggaagGTGATACGGGCCTTGGCCGGCTGGGCAGTGGATGTTTCTGGAAATA GGAGTGTCACCGCTCGCTTAGCAGGCACTATGTTCTACGCGAATTCTATCATCTGTCTCGTTTTAACATCACGATTGGCAGCATCTTGGGAGAAGCAGACTGCCCTCTGGATAGCGGTGGAGAGGGCAATGACCCTGAATATACCACCAGACGCGACCATCAAGAAAAGAATGATCATTGTTACAATAGTAATGTCTGTTTGCGGATGTG TTGAGCACTTTCTGAGTGTCGTATCGCAAATAGACTTTAACTTGCCAGCGTCGACTATACTCAAGCAATATATTCTCAGCTCACACGGATTCTTGTTCATGAAAT cttCCTATTCCTGCTGGTTAGCCCTACCGCTCCTATTCATCAGTAATATAGCCACGATCCTATGGGGTTTCCaagatttcattataattgttATCAGCATGGGGCTAACTTCACGTTACCACAGACTCAACCAATTTGTAGCCAAGCTGTGCGCACTTGAGAAGCAGAATCGTGAAAGGTGTGAG AAAACGGAGCCAATCAAAGTGTACACCTGGAGGAAAATACGAGAAGCGTATGTGAAGCAGGCGATGCTGGTGCGCACTGTGAACGACGGGGTCGGCGCTCTCATCACACTGTCCTGCTTCGTCAACTTCTACTTCATAAGCTTGCAGCTGTTTTTGGGGATCac CCAAGGTCTAACCGGAGGCTTGTTGAAACAAGTCTACTACATAGTGTCACTATGCTGGGTAGTGATGAGGATCAGCGGCGTGGTCTTAGCAGCTTCTGATGTCAACCTCCACTCCAAGATGGCGTTGCAATACCTTCATGGATGTaacttcaaatattataatgttgaG GTAGACAGACTGCAAAACCAGTTGACAAAAGATTACGTAGCTCTCAGCGGAATGGGTTTCTTTACTCTAACCAAAACTATTCTTCTACAA atggcTGGTTCAGTAATCACATACGAATTAGTTCTCATTCAGTTTGACGACAAAGGAACTAATGATTCAGTTAATGTAacaaaatcttaa
- the LOC106139886 gene encoding gustatory receptor for sugar taste 64f-like, producing MHECLRFSMRICRWAGFFPVEGLDKPTISGLRYYLKGFYNVHCLIIYYFFLIYTAEFIFYATGLFSTIMLARLAQQWPIFINKVTEIEQQLQEIRTSNKTDKYCNVMAFCVLIAALVEHILSMIYAVYLITKCKTSSNDFSIVGNFQTTFLWNFTDVLTICFSIYLISYFQDLNKVINNRQVSIKAMSWERLRTHYSHIVELVRQVDARLSVFILQSFVTYIFYICTQLFHTLKTTHLKVIDCDEDIVNTIKQSPEYITYYVFSFLYLVLRFVITSLLAANVNLVAKMPLAALDTVPSSDYCLEVRRFRMQIEYTPVAMSGLFFFVTRPILLQVVGSIVTYELVMLQLH from the exons ATGCACGAATGTCTCCGATTCTCAATGCGCATATGTCGTTGGGCAGGATTCTTTCCAGTGGAAGGGTTAGACAAGCCTACAATATCTGGACTCAG ATATTACTTGAAGGGGTTCTACA ACGTCCACTGCCTAATAATATACTATTTCTTTCTAATATATACAGCTGAATTTATATTCTATGCAACTGGATTATTTTCCACTATCATGTTGGCTCGCCTGGCCCAGCAGTGGCCTATATTCATAAACAAGGTAACGGAAATCGAGCAACAACTTCAGGAGATACGAACGTCAAATAAAACAGACAAATACTGCAACGTGATGGCCTTCTGCGTCTTAATTGCGGCTTTGG tggaACACATTTTATCGATGATATATGCGGTGTACCTTAtcacaaaatgcaaaacatcTTCAAACGATTTCAGCATa GTCGGGAACTTTCAAACAACATTCCTGTGGAATTTTACAGATGTGCTTACTATATGTTTCAGCATATACTTGATATCATACTTTCAAGACCTAAATAAGGTTATCAACAATCGCCAAGTGAGTATAAAAGCC ATGTCTTGGGAGCGCCTTCGCACTCACTATTCGCATATAGTCGAGCTGGTAAGACAAGTGGACGCCAGGCTGTCAGTCTTCATCCTACAGTCTTTCGTcacctatatattttatatctgtaCGCAGCTGTTCCACACATTGAA AACCACACACCTTAAAGTAATTGACTGTGATGAAGACATTGTCAACAC aatcaAACAATCGCCAGAATACATAACGTATTATGTATTCTCATTCCTTTATCTGGTGTTGAGGTTcgtaatcacgtctcttttgGCTGCTAATGTGAACTTGGTTGCCAAAATGCCGTTAGCTGCTTTGGATACAGTGCCTTCTTCTGATTATTGTCTTGag GTTCGACGTTTTCGTATGCAAATTGAGTACACTCCGGTAGCAATGAGTggactattcttttttgttactCGTCCAATACTTCTTCAG gtCGTTGGAAGTATAGTAACATACGAGCTAGTAATGCTGCAGCTTCATTAA